A single Merismopedia glauca CCAP 1448/3 DNA region contains:
- a CDS encoding photosystem II protein Y — MDFDWRLLIVLGPLAAAAGWAAFNILPYALKQIDGFLNKQ; from the coding sequence ATGGACTTTGATTGGCGTTTATTAATTGTTTTGGGACCCCTGGCTGCTGCTGCTGGTTGGGCTGCTTTCAATATTCTCCCCTATGCGCTCAAGCAGATTGACGGTTTTCTGAACAAGCAATAA
- a CDS encoding DUF3598 family protein, producing MTSIREEMPVLVRHEGDWVGTYIVVDTQGNILDRHESHLTCEFPTDSSYPYYQTNRYTWADGKKEEYAFPGTYRDKALWFDTERVDGKAWEVDDFTIILRFSYKGVLGMSLHEMIQISPCNNYRARTWHWFEDNKLTRRTLIQEERMR from the coding sequence GTGACTTCCATCCGAGAAGAAATGCCCGTTCTTGTCCGTCATGAAGGAGATTGGGTAGGTACTTACATAGTAGTTGACACCCAAGGAAATATTCTCGATCGCCATGAATCTCACTTAACCTGCGAATTTCCCACTGATAGCTCTTATCCCTATTACCAAACTAATCGCTACACTTGGGCTGATGGTAAGAAAGAAGAGTATGCATTTCCAGGAACTTATCGAGATAAAGCCCTATGGTTTGACACAGAAAGGGTTGATGGCAAAGCCTGGGAAGTAGACGACTTCACCATTATTTTGCGTTTTTCTTATAAGGGAGTCCTAGGAATGAGTTTACATGAAATGATTCAAATTAGTCCCTGCAATAATTATCGCGCTCGTACCTGGCATTGGTTTGAGGATAATAAACTGACTCGACGCACCTTAATTCAAGAAGAACGAATGCGATAA
- a CDS encoding DUF4437 domain-containing protein has translation MENQGNSVSQEDTEDFLNIPSVKEDWGGDGRGRMNLSGRGTAISKKYVPRQYQYFDTKTVPEERVWRINGIPENVAHGSRRLLTWHDCGASTSRVVLPPQFEAPSGFFTADLEIFILAGAIQIGEWQLHKHGYSFIPAGVKVGDWKVLGGEAVEILWMENGSLKYKNASNNHPDARLNEFIPALDSKLLAWGKTDTVQFVQANKKWLRKDANGGGTWLLAILPHYDGRYPEIQCYNEDAYCLAGYCDIGDFRFVKDCFGYVPSFTTSPWHRTDDGCLFFIRVDRDLSKPGTVLSYPH, from the coding sequence ATGGAAAATCAAGGCAATTCTGTCAGTCAAGAAGATACTGAAGATTTTTTAAATATACCTTCTGTTAAAGAAGATTGGGGTGGAGATGGAAGAGGACGCATGAATTTGTCGGGAAGAGGCACAGCCATCTCTAAAAAATATGTGCCTCGTCAATATCAGTACTTCGATACCAAGACCGTACCAGAAGAACGGGTTTGGCGAATAAATGGGATCCCAGAAAATGTAGCACATGGAAGCCGTCGATTATTAACATGGCATGACTGTGGTGCATCAACTTCTAGAGTAGTTTTGCCGCCACAGTTTGAAGCCCCGTCTGGCTTTTTTACTGCCGATTTAGAGATTTTTATCCTTGCAGGTGCAATTCAGATTGGCGAATGGCAATTACATAAACATGGTTATTCTTTCATACCCGCAGGAGTGAAAGTTGGTGATTGGAAAGTTTTAGGTGGAGAGGCAGTAGAAATACTCTGGATGGAGAACGGTTCTCTTAAATATAAAAATGCCTCAAATAATCATCCAGATGCTAGGTTAAATGAATTTATTCCAGCATTGGATAGTAAATTACTAGCTTGGGGTAAAACAGATACAGTTCAATTTGTGCAAGCTAATAAGAAGTGGTTAAGAAAAGATGCTAACGGTGGTGGGACATGGTTGCTGGCAATCTTACCCCATTATGATGGTAGATATCCAGAAATACAATGTTATAACGAAGATGCATATTGCTTGGCTGGATATTGTGATATAGGAGATTTTCGGTTTGTGAAGGATTGCTTTGGCTACGTACCAAGCTTTACCACCTCTCCTTGGCACAGAACTGATGATGGTTGCTTATTCTTTATCCGTGTCGATCGCGATCTGTCAAAGCCGGGTACAGTCTTATCATATCCACATTAA
- a CDS encoding dihydroorotase, with protein MSEAPILDLIIKNVRVVRPHHDAVELLDLGIQEGKFAKIAPNISPNEGKEVFDGKNLIAFPGVVDAHMHIGIYQPLDRDAVTESKAAAMGGVTTSLNYIRTGQYYLNKGGSYRDFFPEVLVLSEGNFFVDYSYHIAPISATHIDEMQMLFEEYGIGSFKIFMFYGGYGLHGLSDQQNLFLMINQEERYDFAHFEFIMRGLTKLRELYPEASDRISLSLHCEVAEILNAYTKIVQQDSSLTGLKAYSAARPPHSEGLAICIASYLAHETNCLNINLLHLSSRKAVEAALMMQTIFPHINFRREVTVGHLLLDVDAPTGKWAKVNPPIRPRADVEYLWQAVCDRQIDWIVSDHACCSAEKKASQQDPHNIWLAKSGFGGTEYLLSGVFSEGNKRGMPYSHMAELLSWNPAQRFGLHSKGDIAVGFDADLVLLDPNETFIVRASESESQQGYTPFEGMELTGRVKTTFLRGNLIYNNGEVIGSPTGRYLKRN; from the coding sequence ATGTCTGAAGCTCCAATATTAGATCTAATTATTAAAAATGTGCGGGTAGTTCGTCCCCATCACGATGCTGTGGAACTACTCGATCTGGGAATTCAGGAGGGAAAATTTGCCAAGATTGCTCCTAATATTAGCCCAAACGAAGGCAAAGAGGTATTTGATGGCAAAAACCTGATCGCCTTTCCTGGGGTGGTGGATGCCCATATGCACATTGGTATTTATCAACCACTTGATCGCGATGCTGTGACTGAAAGCAAGGCTGCGGCAATGGGAGGGGTAACAACTAGCCTGAATTACATCCGAACTGGGCAGTATTATCTCAATAAAGGCGGTTCCTACAGAGATTTTTTTCCAGAGGTGTTGGTACTATCTGAAGGAAATTTTTTCGTCGATTATAGCTACCATATTGCCCCAATTAGCGCGACTCATATCGATGAGATGCAAATGCTATTTGAGGAATATGGAATTGGATCGTTCAAAATCTTTATGTTCTATGGTGGCTATGGTTTGCACGGACTGTCTGACCAACAAAACCTCTTTTTGATGATTAATCAAGAGGAAAGGTATGATTTCGCTCATTTTGAATTTATAATGCGCGGTTTAACCAAGTTAAGAGAATTGTATCCCGAAGCCAGCGATCGCATTAGTCTCAGTCTCCATTGCGAAGTAGCAGAAATCCTCAACGCCTACACTAAAATTGTCCAGCAAGACTCCAGCCTCACGGGTTTAAAAGCCTACAGTGCCGCCCGTCCGCCCCATTCTGAAGGTTTAGCCATCTGCATTGCTTCCTACTTGGCACACGAAACCAATTGTCTCAATATCAACCTCTTGCACCTCAGTTCTCGCAAAGCAGTAGAAGCAGCTTTAATGATGCAAACCATCTTTCCTCACATCAATTTTCGCCGAGAAGTAACTGTCGGACATCTGTTATTAGATGTGGATGCACCTACAGGTAAATGGGCAAAAGTTAACCCGCCGATTCGTCCCCGCGCCGACGTTGAATATCTGTGGCAAGCTGTATGCGATCGCCAAATTGATTGGATTGTTAGCGATCATGCCTGTTGTTCGGCTGAGAAGAAAGCTAGTCAGCAAGATCCTCATAATATTTGGCTGGCTAAATCGGGTTTTGGGGGGACAGAATACCTGCTTTCTGGTGTGTTTAGTGAAGGGAATAAGCGCGGTATGCCCTACAGTCATATGGCTGAGTTACTAAGCTGGAATCCTGCCCAAAGATTCGGCTTACATTCAAAAGGAGATATTGCAGTAGGTTTTGATGCCGATTTGGTGCTACTAGATCCTAATGAAACCTTTATCGTTCGTGCGTCGGAGTCGGAATCGCAGCAAGGTTACACACCTTTTGAAGGTATGGAGTTAACTGGACGAGTAAAAACTACCTTTTTGCGCGGAAATCTTATCTACAACAACGGAGAAGTTATTGGTTCGCCCACAGGACGTTATTTGAAAAGAAATTAA
- a CDS encoding nuclear transport factor 2 family protein codes for MKPKEVVDKWVKAFNQQNVDALCEFYTEDAVNHQVANLPVKGRESIGKMFKDEFASAEMVCIVENIFEDGEWAILEWKDPKGLRGCGFFHIIQGKIDFQRGYWDKLSFLRLNGLPIPNQ; via the coding sequence ATGAAACCAAAAGAGGTTGTCGATAAATGGGTCAAAGCTTTTAATCAGCAGAATGTAGACGCTTTGTGTGAATTTTATACTGAAGATGCAGTGAATCATCAGGTTGCCAACTTACCCGTGAAAGGACGCGAATCGATCGGGAAAATGTTTAAGGATGAGTTCGCATCTGCCGAAATGGTGTGCATTGTCGAAAACATTTTTGAAGATGGCGAGTGGGCTATTCTTGAATGGAAAGACCCTAAAGGATTGAGAGGATGTGGTTTTTTCCATATTATTCAAGGAAAAATTGATTTTCAAAGAGGATATTGGGACAAGCTTTCTTTCCTTCGTCTAAATGGCTTACCAATTCCAAACCAATAG
- a CDS encoding aspartyl/asparaginyl beta-hydroxylase domain-containing protein — METFNEYHLDPQQFPFLRNIQDNWQAIRDEFTDFTHNASDEELKFAHDVLGPKSKAIKTKGSSKYTAFGILFQGKFIEEYIQLHQIQYPDYQTNHAAEKALALREKYFPNLAKAIGYASEQGSIAQVNSIADNILRNVYFGTFHPGLDIKLHVNDNPHMNRGYLGLIVPEGDVAMRICHDNLYWHEGQFMVLDHSYPHCPHNYTNYDRTVLVVDFFKPDWTREKAIQFEKEQVTERMADNPYSLGVFGQSDRAKEEDFIKYGLAHQLEWDKALT, encoded by the coding sequence ATGGAAACCTTTAATGAGTATCATCTAGATCCACAGCAATTTCCTTTTCTCCGAAACATTCAAGATAACTGGCAAGCAATTAGAGATGAGTTTACTGACTTTACTCATAATGCCTCGGATGAAGAGTTAAAATTTGCTCATGATGTTTTAGGACCTAAAAGTAAAGCGATTAAAACTAAAGGTAGTTCAAAATACACTGCTTTTGGAATTTTATTTCAAGGTAAGTTTATAGAAGAATATATTCAATTACATCAAATACAATATCCCGATTATCAAACTAATCATGCAGCCGAGAAGGCATTAGCATTAAGAGAAAAATATTTCCCCAATTTAGCTAAAGCGATTGGCTACGCCAGCGAGCAAGGCTCGATCGCCCAAGTAAACTCGATCGCAGATAATATCCTCAGAAATGTCTATTTTGGTACGTTCCATCCCGGCTTGGATATTAAGCTACACGTCAACGATAACCCTCACATGAATCGTGGTTATCTGGGCTTAATCGTACCAGAAGGAGATGTGGCAATGAGAATATGTCACGATAATCTTTATTGGCATGAAGGGCAATTTATGGTCTTAGATCACAGCTATCCCCACTGTCCTCACAATTACACCAATTACGATAGAACCGTTTTGGTGGTAGACTTTTTTAAACCAGATTGGACTAGAGAGAAAGCGATTCAATTTGAAAAAGAGCAAGTCACAGAACGGATGGCAGATAATCCTTACAGCTTAGGTGTTTTTGGTCAAAGCGATCGCGCTAAGGAAGAAGATTTTATTAAGTATGGTTTAGCCCATCAGTTAGAGTGGGATAAAGCTTTAACTTAA